In Curtobacterium sp. MCPF17_002, one genomic interval encodes:
- a CDS encoding multidrug effflux MFS transporter, whose protein sequence is MPAILTQPHGHTATRAVPTSLIAVVVFLTAVAPLATDMYVTAFPSVEAEFRTNASSVQLTLTTFFAGMGLGQLVGGPFSDQRGRRVPLLAGTVLVVAASVVCALAPSIGVLMVARLLQGFGGGWVMVIARSVIVDLAHGTQLVRVLNVVMGIGGIAPVLGPLFGAAILQFGDWRTTFWVLAGLGVLMCVSAVVVVPESLPRARRHGGGLRTFRRAARQVLGDRRFVGYVVTACAAFIGVFAYVATSPFILQTMNGLSPTAYAIDFAANAGAMTVASLVAARLAGRVSTRRIILVGQLCMAIAGAGMLVGAIWFGMPLMVALIGFFVLMIGNGLVVTNGGALASSVVPEHPGTSSAVLGLVQWTTAGVTAPIAGLGGSDTAVPMAVLVLGGALVSLYGLLVLARPRTPGRTTA, encoded by the coding sequence GTGCCAGCCATCCTCACCCAGCCGCACGGCCACACGGCCACCCGAGCCGTCCCGACGTCCCTCATCGCCGTCGTCGTCTTCCTGACGGCCGTCGCCCCGCTCGCCACGGACATGTACGTGACCGCGTTCCCGTCCGTCGAGGCCGAGTTCCGGACGAACGCGTCGTCGGTGCAGCTCACCCTGACGACGTTCTTCGCCGGGATGGGCCTCGGCCAGCTCGTCGGCGGTCCGTTCTCGGACCAGCGCGGACGCCGGGTGCCGCTCCTCGCCGGCACGGTCCTCGTCGTCGCGGCCTCGGTCGTGTGCGCCCTCGCCCCGTCGATCGGGGTGCTCATGGTCGCGCGGCTGCTGCAGGGCTTCGGCGGTGGCTGGGTGATGGTGATCGCACGGTCGGTCATCGTCGACCTCGCTCACGGCACGCAGCTCGTCCGCGTCCTCAACGTGGTGATGGGCATCGGCGGCATCGCCCCCGTGCTCGGTCCGCTGTTCGGTGCGGCGATCCTGCAGTTCGGCGACTGGCGGACGACGTTCTGGGTGCTCGCCGGGCTCGGCGTGCTCATGTGCGTGTCGGCGGTCGTGGTCGTGCCGGAGTCGCTCCCGCGTGCGCGTCGCCACGGCGGTGGACTCCGCACCTTCCGACGAGCGGCACGGCAGGTGCTCGGGGACCGGCGCTTCGTCGGCTACGTGGTCACCGCCTGCGCTGCCTTCATTGGGGTGTTCGCGTACGTCGCCACGTCACCGTTCATCCTGCAGACGATGAACGGCCTGTCGCCGACGGCCTACGCGATCGACTTCGCGGCGAACGCGGGCGCGATGACCGTCGCGTCGCTCGTGGCCGCGCGACTGGCCGGCAGAGTGTCCACGAGACGCATCATCCTGGTGGGGCAGCTCTGCATGGCGATCGCCGGCGCCGGCATGCTCGTCGGTGCGATCTGGTTCGGGATGCCGCTGATGGTGGCGCTGATCGGCTTCTTCGTCCTCATGATCGGCAACGGCCTGGTCGTCACGAACGGCGGCGCGCTCGCGTCGTCGGTCGTCCCCGAGCACCCGGGCACGAGCTCTGCCGTGCTCGGTCTGGTTCAGTGGACGACGGCCGGCGTCACCGCTCCGATCGCGGGACTCGGCGGCTCGGACACCGCGGTCCCCATGGCCGTCCTCGTCCTCGGCGGCGCACTGGTGTCGCTGTACGGCCTGCTCGTCCTCGCACGACCCCGCACCCCCGGAAGGACCACCGCATGA
- a CDS encoding cupin domain-containing protein, whose product MEIQPKQPTVKNPPEQFTGDVYLDAIASPKEAGQTMTVAKVRFLPGARTAWHSHAKGQTLHVTEGVALMGTRDGGVVEVQPGQTAYTPAGEEHWHGATPTDYMEHLAMLDLADDPATTTTWLEHVTDEQYGAR is encoded by the coding sequence ATGGAGATCCAGCCGAAGCAGCCGACCGTCAAGAACCCGCCGGAGCAGTTCACCGGGGACGTGTACCTCGACGCCATCGCGTCCCCGAAGGAGGCCGGGCAGACGATGACCGTCGCCAAGGTCCGTTTCCTGCCCGGTGCCCGCACCGCGTGGCACTCGCACGCCAAGGGCCAGACCCTGCACGTGACCGAGGGCGTGGCGTTGATGGGCACGCGGGACGGCGGCGTGGTCGAGGTGCAGCCGGGGCAGACCGCCTACACGCCCGCCGGCGAGGAGCACTGGCACGGCGCCACCCCCACCGACTACATGGAGCACCTCGCGATGCTCGACCTGGCCGACGACCCGGCCACGACGACCACCTGGCTGGAGCACGTGACGGACGAGCAGTACGGCGCTCGCTGA
- a CDS encoding carboxymuconolactone decarboxylase family protein encodes MRITETDPEFTQYSTAFVAETLRHASLSDHDRLVVQIGAVVAAGAQTTFRDLLGTALDDTVTPVEAKEVVYQAVAYVGLARASEFLAITNEVLTARGVALPLEGQSTTTPEDRLERGRAVQGTVVGSERVDAMYDGSDDDTLHFQRFLSGNCFGDTVGRTGLDLRTRELLTFAMLVALGGADGQVRGHVAGNLHVGNTRGDLLDVLTVLVPWIGYPRTLNGLTAVNEGAPAA; translated from the coding sequence ATGCGCATCACCGAGACCGACCCCGAGTTCACCCAGTACTCCACCGCGTTCGTCGCGGAGACCCTGCGGCACGCGTCGCTCAGCGACCACGACCGGCTCGTCGTCCAGATCGGCGCGGTCGTCGCCGCAGGTGCGCAGACGACGTTCCGGGACCTGCTCGGGACGGCGCTCGACGACACGGTCACCCCGGTGGAGGCGAAGGAGGTCGTGTACCAGGCCGTCGCCTACGTCGGGCTCGCACGCGCCTCGGAGTTCCTCGCGATCACGAACGAGGTCCTGACCGCCCGCGGGGTCGCCCTGCCGCTCGAGGGTCAGTCGACGACCACCCCGGAGGACCGTCTCGAACGGGGTCGCGCGGTCCAGGGCACCGTCGTCGGTTCCGAGCGGGTCGACGCCATGTACGACGGCTCGGACGACGACACACTGCACTTCCAGCGGTTCCTGTCCGGCAACTGCTTCGGGGACACCGTCGGACGGACCGGACTCGACCTCCGGACGCGCGAACTGCTGACCTTCGCGATGCTCGTCGCGCTCGGGGGCGCCGACGGGCAGGTGCGCGGGCACGTCGCGGGCAACCTGCACGTCGGCAACACCCGTGGGGACCTGCTCGACGTGCTGACCGTGCTGGTGCCGTGGATCGGCTACCCCCGGACGCTCAACGGGCTCACCGCGGTGAACGAGGGTGCGCCCGCGGCCTGA
- a CDS encoding aldo/keto reductase, with protein sequence METITLNNGVLLPAIGFGVFQSSPEDTVDAVRTALEVGYRHIDTAAAYGNEREVGEGIRASGIDRDDIVIETKVWVSDYGYDQTLHAFDKAIGKLGVDTIDVLILHQPAPDRFEKTVQAYKALERLYADGKVRAIGVSNFMPHHLRSLLEQTDVVPALNQVELHPYFTQPDVQRADAEHGVLDQAWSPIGGITFYPGWGDERVSVMDDPTIREIAEAHGKTPAQVMLRWHVQQGRNAIPKSTNPGRIAENFDVFDFALSDDEVASLDGLHTGRRNGPDPDGADTSRFERVIPEV encoded by the coding sequence ATGGAAACGATCACCCTCAACAACGGCGTCCTGCTCCCCGCGATCGGGTTCGGCGTCTTCCAGAGCTCTCCCGAGGACACCGTCGATGCCGTGCGCACCGCGCTCGAGGTCGGTTACCGTCACATCGACACCGCCGCCGCGTACGGCAACGAGCGCGAGGTCGGGGAGGGCATCCGAGCATCGGGCATCGATCGCGACGACATCGTGATCGAGACCAAGGTCTGGGTGTCCGACTACGGCTACGACCAGACCCTGCACGCGTTCGACAAAGCGATCGGCAAGCTGGGCGTCGACACGATCGACGTGCTGATCCTCCACCAGCCCGCACCGGATCGTTTCGAGAAGACCGTCCAGGCCTACAAGGCCCTCGAGAGGCTGTACGCCGACGGGAAGGTCCGTGCGATCGGCGTGAGCAACTTCATGCCGCACCACCTCCGCTCGCTGCTCGAGCAGACGGACGTCGTCCCGGCGCTCAACCAGGTCGAGCTGCACCCGTACTTCACCCAGCCCGACGTCCAGCGTGCAGACGCCGAGCACGGGGTCCTCGACCAGGCGTGGTCGCCCATCGGCGGGATCACGTTCTACCCGGGATGGGGCGACGAGCGGGTCAGTGTGATGGACGACCCGACGATCCGGGAGATCGCCGAGGCGCACGGGAAGACGCCGGCGCAGGTGATGCTCCGCTGGCACGTGCAGCAGGGCCGGAACGCGATCCCGAAGTCGACGAACCCGGGGCGGATCGCGGAGAACTTCGACGTCTTCGACTTCGCGCTGTCGGACGACGAGGTCGCGTCGTTGGACGGTCTCCACACGGGCCGTCGAAACGGCCCGGATCCCGACGGGGCGGACACGAGCCGGTTCGAGCGGGTGATCCCGGAGGTCTGA
- a CDS encoding PadR family transcriptional regulator yields MPKQETEMLKGILEGIVLAVLVGRPAHGYEITAWLREQGFTDIAEGTIYALLVRIEQRGLVDVEKVPSEKGPPRKVFTLNTRGREQLDDFWTAWAFLSDRLEQLHDTTNGQD; encoded by the coding sequence ATGCCCAAGCAGGAGACCGAGATGCTCAAGGGCATCCTCGAGGGGATCGTCCTCGCCGTGCTCGTCGGCCGACCGGCCCACGGGTACGAGATCACCGCCTGGCTCCGGGAGCAGGGCTTCACCGACATCGCCGAGGGCACGATCTACGCCCTGCTCGTCCGCATCGAGCAGCGCGGCCTCGTCGACGTCGAGAAGGTCCCGTCGGAGAAGGGCCCGCCGCGCAAGGTGTTCACCCTGAACACCCGCGGCCGCGAACAGCTCGACGACTTCTGGACGGCGTGGGCCTTCCTCAGCGACCGACTCGAGCAGCTGCACGACACCACGAACGGACAGGACTGA
- a CDS encoding PQQ-dependent sugar dehydrogenase, with protein MDTTPHRTRTRMLTGAGLAAVAALALAGCSDDSARTLRGTATASATAPTALATGQVAPDGATSDVVTGLEAPWSVVRTGDDGDAFVSERDSARILELRDDGSTREVGTVDGVSHGGEGGLLGLALHDGDLFVYSTANDGNRIQRYDLTGGAGSWALADATTVIDQLPKNTFHDGGRIAFGPDGMLYASVGDAGQRSEAQDRDSLAGKILRLEPDGSVPDDNPFADSPVWSLGHRNVQGMGWTADGTMFASEFGENTHDELNVIEPGADYGWPEVEGTGGEDQGFVDPVQQWSTDEASPSGLTVVGDTVFVANLRGEVLRAIPADDPSTSTEYFAGEFGRIRTVLEGPSDTLWFVTNNTDGRGSAQSGDDRIVSVPLAGR; from the coding sequence GTGGACACCACGCCGCACCGCACTCGCACCCGCATGCTGACCGGTGCCGGGCTGGCCGCCGTCGCCGCGCTCGCGTTGGCCGGCTGCTCCGACGACTCCGCGCGGACACTGCGCGGGACCGCCACGGCGAGCGCCACCGCCCCGACGGCGCTGGCGACGGGTCAGGTGGCACCCGACGGCGCGACGTCCGACGTGGTCACCGGGCTGGAAGCGCCCTGGTCGGTCGTCCGGACCGGTGACGACGGCGACGCGTTCGTGAGCGAGCGTGACTCGGCGCGCATCCTGGAACTCCGTGACGACGGGTCGACCCGTGAGGTCGGCACGGTCGACGGGGTCAGCCACGGCGGCGAGGGCGGGCTGCTCGGCCTCGCGCTGCACGACGGCGACCTGTTCGTGTACTCGACGGCAAACGACGGCAACCGGATCCAGCGCTACGACCTCACCGGCGGTGCCGGGTCGTGGGCGCTCGCTGACGCGACGACGGTCATCGACCAGCTGCCGAAGAACACCTTCCACGACGGCGGCCGCATCGCGTTCGGCCCGGACGGCATGCTCTACGCCAGCGTCGGGGACGCCGGGCAGCGGTCCGAGGCGCAGGACCGCGATTCCCTCGCCGGCAAGATCCTCCGCCTCGAGCCCGACGGCAGCGTGCCCGACGACAACCCCTTCGCCGACTCACCGGTGTGGAGTCTCGGCCACCGGAACGTGCAGGGCATGGGCTGGACGGCGGACGGCACGATGTTCGCGTCCGAGTTCGGCGAGAACACGCACGACGAGCTCAACGTCATCGAACCCGGCGCCGACTACGGCTGGCCCGAGGTCGAGGGCACGGGCGGCGAGGACCAGGGCTTCGTCGACCCGGTGCAGCAGTGGTCGACGGACGAGGCGTCCCCGAGCGGGCTCACCGTCGTCGGCGACACCGTGTTCGTCGCGAACCTCCGCGGCGAGGTGCTCCGGGCGATCCCCGCGGACGACCCGTCGACGTCGACCGAGTACTTCGCGGGCGAGTTCGGCCGGATCCGGACGGTGCTCGAAGGGCCGTCGGACACGCTCTGGTTCGTCACGAACAACACCGACGGGCGCGGCTCGGCGCAGAGCGGTGACGACCGGATCGTGTCCGTGCCGCTCGCCGGGCGCTGA
- a CDS encoding helix-turn-helix transcriptional regulator has product MDHRDEARDFLSGRRARITPEQAGVETFGTRRRVTGLRREEVARLAGVSIDYYTRLERGNLQGVSDSVLDAIAGALQLDSAEQEHLRDLARHQNATPRRAARVTPVAAVRPELQYLLDVVTDAPAMIVNNRQDIVAANALGYAMHSDLVAAPARPLNFARFIFLDPQARNFYRDWQRAAHTNVAILRREAGRTPNDRDLAALIGELSMRSDDFRELWASHDVRRHYAGVKSFHHAVVGDLELHFQTLELAEDPGLALTIYPATPGSPTADALRMLASWAATERIAERARELA; this is encoded by the coding sequence ATGGACCACCGCGACGAAGCGCGCGACTTCCTCTCCGGTCGTCGCGCCCGCATCACCCCCGAACAGGCCGGCGTCGAGACCTTCGGCACACGACGACGCGTGACCGGGCTCCGCCGCGAGGAGGTCGCACGCCTCGCCGGGGTCAGCATCGACTACTACACGCGCCTCGAGCGCGGGAACCTGCAGGGCGTCTCGGACAGCGTGCTCGACGCCATCGCCGGAGCACTGCAGCTCGACTCGGCCGAGCAGGAGCACCTCCGGGACCTCGCCCGGCACCAGAACGCGACGCCCCGACGTGCCGCCCGGGTCACCCCCGTGGCCGCGGTCCGGCCCGAGCTGCAGTACCTGCTCGACGTCGTCACCGACGCCCCGGCGATGATCGTCAACAACCGGCAGGACATCGTCGCGGCGAACGCCCTCGGCTACGCGATGCACTCGGATCTCGTCGCCGCACCGGCCCGGCCGCTCAACTTCGCGCGCTTCATCTTCCTGGACCCGCAGGCGCGGAACTTCTACCGCGACTGGCAGCGGGCGGCACACACGAACGTGGCGATCCTCCGACGCGAAGCGGGACGGACCCCGAACGATCGGGACCTCGCGGCCCTCATCGGCGAGCTGTCGATGCGGAGCGACGACTTCCGGGAACTCTGGGCCTCCCACGACGTCCGCCGGCACTACGCGGGCGTCAAGTCCTTCCACCACGCGGTGGTCGGTGACCTCGAGCTGCACTTCCAGACGCTCGAGCTCGCCGAGGACCCCGGGCTCGCGCTGACGATCTACCCGGCGACGCCCGGCTCGCCGACCGCGGACGCCCTGCGGATGCTGGCATCGTGGGCGGCGACGGAGCGCATCGCGGAACGGGCGCGCGAACTCGCCTGA
- a CDS encoding MFS transporter, translating to MTRGRTLLFAIAGGAAVGNLYWSQPLLDDIAASLDTSTAVAGLLVTLTQVGYALGILLVVPLGDVLDRRRLVPVVLVASAVALLGAAVAPTFTTLLVALALVGLTTVAGQLLIPLAGDLAVPAERGRVVGTIASGVLTGILVSRTVSGIVADVFGWRAIYVIAAVAALVFAVLLRRAIPELGRRDRVPYPTLILSVFRAVAAHRSVQVTLVISATVFAVFTMFWTALTFLLSAEPFGYSTTAIGLVGLAGLAGAVAAQRVGRLHDRGLSVPVTGAALVLVLVSLVIAGIGARSIVVVLVAVVLLDVGVQGANVLNQTRLFAIDPAARSRLNTAFVTGNFIGGAIGSAIASVLWNAGGWTAVTVGAAILMGFAVTVWAVHRRRGLVVTAAH from the coding sequence ATGACCCGAGGCCGCACCCTGCTGTTCGCGATCGCGGGCGGTGCCGCCGTCGGCAACCTCTACTGGTCGCAGCCGCTCCTCGACGACATCGCCGCGTCCCTCGACACCTCCACGGCCGTCGCCGGGCTCCTCGTCACGCTCACCCAGGTCGGGTACGCCCTCGGCATCCTGCTCGTCGTGCCGCTCGGTGACGTCCTCGACCGGCGTCGCCTGGTCCCCGTCGTGCTCGTCGCGTCCGCGGTCGCCCTGCTCGGGGCCGCGGTCGCCCCGACGTTCACGACGCTCCTGGTCGCGTTGGCCCTCGTCGGGCTGACCACCGTCGCCGGGCAGCTCCTCATCCCGCTCGCCGGCGACCTGGCCGTGCCCGCGGAACGTGGGCGGGTCGTCGGCACCATCGCGTCCGGAGTCCTCACCGGCATCCTCGTGTCGCGGACCGTGAGCGGCATCGTCGCCGACGTGTTCGGGTGGCGCGCGATCTACGTGATCGCCGCGGTCGCCGCCCTCGTGTTCGCGGTCCTGCTGCGACGCGCGATCCCCGAACTCGGGCGCCGGGACCGGGTGCCGTACCCGACGCTCATCCTGTCGGTGTTCCGTGCCGTCGCGGCGCACCGGTCCGTGCAGGTCACCCTCGTCATCAGCGCGACGGTGTTCGCGGTGTTCACGATGTTCTGGACCGCGCTGACGTTCCTGCTCAGTGCCGAACCGTTCGGGTACTCGACGACCGCGATCGGTCTCGTCGGGTTGGCGGGACTCGCCGGCGCGGTCGCCGCCCAGCGCGTCGGTCGGCTGCACGACCGCGGCCTGTCGGTCCCCGTCACCGGTGCGGCGCTCGTCCTCGTGCTCGTCTCGCTCGTGATCGCCGGCATCGGAGCGCGCTCGATCGTGGTCGTGCTCGTCGCGGTGGTCCTGCTCGACGTCGGGGTCCAGGGCGCGAACGTGCTCAACCAGACGCGCCTGTTCGCCATCGACCCCGCCGCGCGCAGCCGGCTCAACACCGCGTTCGTGACGGGCAACTTCATCGGCGGCGCCATCGGGTCGGCCATCGCTTCCGTCCTGTGGAACGCCGGCGGGTGGACCGCCGTCACCGTGGGTGCCGCGATCCTGATGGGCTTCGCCGTCACCGTGTGGGCCGTGCACCGTCGGCGCGGCCTGGTCGTCACGGCCGCGCACTGA
- a CDS encoding DUF4126 family protein has protein sequence MSKKNEQHTLVRTLVLGILSGGRSATPLAVMALNHDRSSLKGSWQDWKVFSTPLGRGLLVASAVGELIGDKMPKTPNRISPTGLVGRVASGALAGAALGTTGKRDLRIEGAILGGVGAIVGSFVGWAVRKAVGAATKLPDPVVGLAEDAATIAGSIKVITAD, from the coding sequence ATGAGCAAGAAGAACGAGCAGCACACCCTGGTCCGCACCCTGGTGCTGGGCATCCTCAGCGGCGGCCGGAGCGCCACCCCGCTCGCCGTGATGGCGCTGAACCACGACCGGTCCTCACTGAAGGGCTCGTGGCAGGACTGGAAGGTCTTCAGCACACCGCTCGGCCGCGGCCTCCTCGTCGCGTCCGCCGTGGGTGAGCTCATCGGCGACAAGATGCCGAAGACCCCGAACCGCATCTCCCCCACCGGACTCGTCGGTCGCGTGGCGTCCGGTGCGCTCGCCGGTGCGGCACTCGGCACCACCGGCAAGCGGGACCTCCGCATCGAGGGCGCGATCCTCGGCGGCGTCGGGGCGATCGTGGGCTCGTTCGTCGGCTGGGCCGTCCGCAAGGCCGTCGGGGCCGCGACGAAGCTGCCGGACCCCGTCGTCGGGCTCGCCGAGGACGCCGCGACCATCGCCGGCTCGATCAAGGTGATCACCGCCGACTGA
- a CDS encoding ATP-binding cassette domain-containing protein, which produces MSTAIRVRGLEKSFGDLHVLRGVDLDVEAGTVTALLGSNGAGKTTAIRILATLAKATGGTALVAGHDVAAAPGAVREAISLTGQFAAVDEVLTGRENLVLVARLRHLPHAGRIADGLLDRFSLTEAGSRRAGTYSGGMRRRLDIAMSLIGEPAVVFLDEPTTGLDPEARLEVWDAVRALAASGTTVLLTTQYLDEAEQLADRIAILHEGRIIADGTLAELRRLLPPARVEYVEKQPTLEDVFLAVIGHDTAGNGTAGHDTAGARTAGPHQKEVA; this is translated from the coding sequence ATGAGCACGGCCATCCGGGTCCGCGGACTCGAGAAGTCCTTCGGCGACCTGCACGTCCTCCGCGGGGTCGACCTCGACGTCGAGGCCGGCACGGTGACCGCCCTGCTCGGCTCCAACGGCGCGGGCAAGACCACCGCGATCCGGATCCTGGCGACGCTCGCGAAGGCCACGGGCGGCACCGCCCTCGTCGCCGGACACGACGTCGCCGCCGCACCGGGCGCCGTCCGCGAGGCGATCAGCCTCACCGGGCAGTTCGCCGCCGTGGACGAGGTGCTCACCGGCCGCGAGAACCTCGTCCTCGTCGCCCGGCTGCGCCACCTCCCGCACGCCGGCCGCATCGCCGACGGCCTGCTCGACCGCTTCTCGCTGACCGAGGCCGGGTCCCGGCGAGCAGGGACCTACTCGGGCGGGATGCGGCGCCGGCTCGACATCGCGATGAGCCTCATCGGCGAGCCCGCCGTGGTCTTCCTCGACGAACCCACCACGGGCCTCGACCCGGAGGCACGCCTCGAGGTCTGGGACGCCGTCCGCGCCCTCGCCGCCAGCGGCACCACCGTGCTGCTGACGACGCAGTACCTCGACGAGGCCGAGCAGCTCGCGGACCGGATCGCGATCCTGCACGAGGGCCGCATCATCGCGGACGGCACCCTCGCCGAGCTCCGACGGCTGCTCCCGCCCGCCCGGGTCGAGTACGTCGAGAAGCAGCCGACGCTCGAAGACGTCTTCCTCGCCGTGATCGGGCACGACACCGCCGGCAACGGCACCGCCGGGCACGACACCGCCGGCGCCCGCACCGCCGGACCGCACCAGAAGGAGGTCGCGTGA
- a CDS encoding NAD(P)-dependent oxidoreductase has protein sequence MRIVVIGATGHIGTFLVPRLVRAGHEVVTISRGTRTAYVDSPEWQQVEQVTADREQEDRDRTFGERIVGLRADAVVDLVCFTLASAEALVAALRGTATHLVHCGSIWRAGRSSVVPITEENATPPFGEYGTQKDAIARMLKDETASGGLATTSIHPGHISGPGWMPIGPLGNLDPSVWTKLAAGDVVEVPGLGAETMAHVHADDVAQAFELAIERRDQVAGEDFFITAPTALTARGYAQLAASWFGLEARLESVTWDRFRETTAPEHAGASWEHLSRSQVFSTEKPRRLLGYAPAYTAEETVLDAVRWLVDHGELDVAAPLVV, from the coding sequence ATGCGCATCGTCGTCATCGGAGCCACGGGCCACATCGGCACGTTCCTCGTCCCCCGCCTCGTCCGTGCCGGCCACGAGGTCGTGACCATCAGCCGCGGCACCCGCACCGCCTACGTCGACTCCCCGGAGTGGCAGCAGGTCGAGCAGGTCACGGCCGACCGCGAGCAGGAGGACCGCGACCGCACGTTCGGCGAACGGATCGTCGGACTCCGTGCCGACGCCGTCGTCGACCTGGTCTGCTTCACGCTGGCGTCCGCCGAGGCGCTCGTCGCCGCGCTCCGTGGAACGGCCACACACCTCGTGCACTGCGGGTCGATCTGGCGCGCGGGCCGCTCGTCCGTGGTCCCGATCACCGAGGAGAACGCGACACCTCCGTTCGGCGAGTACGGCACGCAGAAGGACGCCATCGCCCGGATGCTCAAGGACGAAACCGCCTCTGGGGGTCTCGCGACGACGTCGATCCACCCCGGGCACATCAGCGGCCCGGGTTGGATGCCGATCGGCCCGCTCGGCAACCTCGACCCGTCGGTCTGGACGAAGCTCGCTGCCGGCGATGTCGTGGAGGTGCCCGGCCTCGGCGCCGAGACGATGGCGCACGTGCACGCCGACGACGTCGCGCAGGCGTTCGAGCTCGCCATCGAACGCCGCGATCAGGTGGCCGGCGAGGACTTCTTCATCACGGCCCCGACGGCGCTCACCGCGCGTGGGTACGCCCAGCTCGCAGCGTCCTGGTTCGGACTGGAGGCGCGGCTCGAGTCCGTCACGTGGGACCGGTTCCGCGAGACCACGGCTCCGGAGCACGCCGGTGCGAGCTGGGAGCACCTGTCGCGCAGCCAGGTGTTCAGCACCGAGAAGCCGCGGCGGCTGCTCGGGTACGCCCCGGCGTACACCGCCGAGGAGACCGTGCTCGATGCGGTGCGCTGGCTCGTCGACCACGGCGAACTCGACGTCGCCGCGCCCCTCGTCGTCTGA
- a CDS encoding DUF1048 domain-containing protein gives MGISISDITTKLIGDKKRWRAYKARTATLPTSHRTAVDGIERYLMYTGPSDGDQLMRMLDDLADLFEQSAADGTSVRTVVGDDPIAFAEDFKANYGLGSWLSKEQQRLVDAIAQADETDADHTDHTDDDETARGGDPA, from the coding sequence ATGGGCATCTCGATCTCCGACATCACGACCAAGCTCATCGGCGACAAGAAGCGCTGGCGGGCGTACAAGGCCCGCACGGCGACGCTGCCGACGAGTCACCGCACCGCCGTCGACGGCATCGAGCGGTACCTCATGTACACCGGCCCGAGCGACGGCGACCAGCTCATGCGCATGCTCGACGACCTCGCCGACCTGTTCGAGCAGAGCGCCGCGGACGGCACGAGCGTCCGCACCGTCGTCGGTGACGACCCGATCGCCTTCGCCGAGGACTTCAAGGCGAACTACGGCCTCGGCTCCTGGTTGAGCAAGGAACAGCAGCGCCTGGTGGACGCGATCGCCCAAGCCGACGAGACAGACGCAGACCACACGGACCACACGGACGACGACGAGACGGCGCGGGGAGGCGATCCCGCATGA
- a CDS encoding helix-turn-helix transcriptional regulator: protein MDTTNEVRDFLRTRRERITPQQVGLPDFGGARRVKGLRREELALVAGMSVDYYIRLERGNLTGVSESVLESLSRALRLDDAEHAHLFDLARTQNASATTRRRGPTSKVRPNVQRVLDSMTAPAWVRNGRSDFLAGNAMARALYAPMFLEPSGTPNTARFAFLDPRGRDFWRDWDVIASDMVAVLRAEAARSPYDKGLTDLIGELSTRSEEFRQRWAAHGVMRHDNGTKRMHHPEVGDLDITYETMELVTDTGLTLIVYGAEPGSPSEERLQLLANLAATTAAHA, encoded by the coding sequence ATGGACACGACCAACGAAGTGCGGGACTTCCTCCGCACCCGCCGCGAGCGCATCACGCCGCAGCAGGTCGGGCTGCCCGACTTCGGCGGCGCCCGACGCGTCAAGGGTCTGCGGCGCGAGGAGCTCGCCCTCGTCGCCGGCATGAGCGTCGACTACTACATCCGCCTCGAGCGCGGGAACCTCACCGGCGTCTCGGAGAGCGTCCTCGAGTCGCTGTCCCGTGCACTCCGGCTGGACGATGCCGAGCACGCACACCTGTTCGACCTCGCGCGGACGCAGAACGCCTCGGCCACCACCCGGCGGAGGGGCCCGACCTCGAAGGTCCGGCCGAACGTGCAGCGCGTCCTCGACTCGATGACCGCGCCCGCATGGGTGCGGAACGGCCGCTCCGACTTCCTCGCCGGCAACGCCATGGCGCGTGCGCTCTACGCACCGATGTTCCTCGAGCCGTCCGGCACCCCGAACACCGCCCGGTTCGCGTTCCTCGACCCCCGCGGTCGGGACTTCTGGCGCGACTGGGACGTCATCGCGAGCGACATGGTGGCAGTCCTCCGGGCCGAGGCCGCGCGGTCCCCGTACGACAAGGGCCTCACCGACCTCATCGGCGAACTGTCCACCCGGAGCGAGGAGTTCCGGCAGCGCTGGGCGGCGCACGGGGTGATGCGGCACGACAACGGCACGAAGCGCATGCACCACCCGGAGGTCGGCGACCTCGACATCACCTACGAGACGATGGAACTCGTGACGGACACCGGTCTGACCCTCATCGTCTACGGGGCCGAGCCGGGGTCCCCGTCCGAGGAACGCCTCCAGCTGCTCGCGAACCTCGCGGCCACCACCGCGGCGCACGCATGA